CTGCTGCTGCTGCCGAAACAAAGCAGCCGCTGGTTGAAAGTAACAGCCATTGCCGCAACATTAATTCCGCTCTTGCTGTCTCTATGGCTCTATGCCGATTTCGACGGGGCTAAGGGCGGAAAGCCCTATGAAGAGAAAGCGACCTGGGTCGACGCTTCGCTTAACAAGGAAGCGGTTGGCGACGTGACTTCGTATTCGTACAAGTTCGAATATCATATGGGCGTTGACGGGCTGTCGCTGCCGCTTCTTCTGCTCACGACGATCGTAACGACCATGGCTGCGCTTGCATCTGTTTATATCAAGAAACGGTGGAAATCGTTTTACATCTGGTTTTTACTGCTGGAAATCGGCATGCTGGGCGTATTTCTTGCCAGGGACCTTTTCCTGTTCTTCGTATTCTTCGAGCTTACGCTTATCCCGATGTTCTTCCTGATCGGCATTTGGGGTTACATGAACCGCGAGAGAGCGGCGAACAAATTCTTGATTTATAATGGGCTCGGCTCGGCGATAATGCTTTTTGCCTTTATCCTCCTGGTCTCTACGGCCGGCTTTAAAGTAGACCAGCCGGCCGGTAAGCAGGAGGCGCATCTGTATTACAGCGGCGACTACCAAGTGATAAAGGATAACCTGACTAACCCGGAATCGTATGTCAACATGCCTCCGGACCAGACGCAAGGGGCGGCGAACCCGTTCTATATGTCGGATGCGATGCGCTGGACGGTCTTTATTTTGCTGCTCATCGCCTTCGGCATCAAGCTGCCGATCTTCCCATTCCATACGTGGATGCTGAGGGTCCATGCGGAGGCGCCTCCGTCGGTCGTTATGATCCACTCAGGGGTTTTGCTCAAGATGGGCGCTTACGGTTTATTGCGGTTCGGTGTATTTCTATTCCCCGCCGAGGCGAGCCACTGGGCAACGGTGATTGCAGTGCTTGGTGTTGTTAATATTCTTTACGGCGCGATTCTGGCGCTCGTCCAGAAAGAATTCAAGATGGTACTCGCGTACTCGTCGATCAGCCATATGGGTATTGTACTGCTGGGCATCGCCTCGTTTAATGAAATCGGTTTGCAGGGCGCCATGATTCAGCTTGTTTCCCACGGTCTGATCTCTGCACTGCTGTTCCTGATTGTCGGCAGCTTGTATGAGCGGACCGGTTCGACGGAACTTGACGAACTGGGCGGACTTGCCCGCAGCTTGCCGTTCATAAGCGGCATTCTGCTTACGGCGGGTATGGCATCACTGGGACTGCCGGGCTTATCCGGCTTTATCGGAGAATTCCTGTCGCTGCTCGGTTTATTCGGCTCGATGCGAGTCCTCACGGCGGTTGCAGTGCTTGGCGTGATTCTGACGGCTGTATATGTGCTCCGCAGCGTCCTCGGCATTACGTTCGGACCAATGCCCGAGCGTTACGGCGCGCTTCGCGATGCGAGGCTCATTGAGGCGGTGCCGATGATTGCCCTGCTGGCATTTATCGTGCTGATCGGAGTTTATCCGGCAGTGCTGACTGAACCAATGAAGCATGGCTTCGATGCGCTGCTGCAGCAACTTAACGGGAAGGCGGGGGGATAGACGATGGATGTAACTCAACAGCAGCTCGCACCGCTTGCGCCTTTCACATGGAGTGATGCCGCCTATCTTGCCCCTGAATGGATATTGATCGCCTTTACCATTGCACTCGCAGTCATTGACCTGGCAATGCCGCGAAGCGTGAGCCGGACGGTAATCGGATGGCTGACGCTCGGGGGGCTGTTGACGTCGCTTGGTTTCGTCGTTTGGCGGCTGATCGATATGAACAGCAAAGTGCCGGCGCTGGATGCGAACGGACAGCCGGTGAGCGGTGCAATCCGATTGCTTGCCGACAGCTACAGGATAGATGATTTCGGCAGCATTTTAAAAATCGTGTTTTTGGTCGCTACAGCCCTTATCGTACTCATGAGTCTGGGTACGGTGAAACGCGATGAAATACCGAATAAAGGTGAGTTTTATTACCTGCTCCTGCCGGCGGTCGTAGGGGCGATGATCATGGCATCATCCGGAGATTTGATTACGTTATTCGTCGGATTGGAGCTGCTCAGCATCACGACTTACGTGCTCGTCGGAATGCGCAAGCATGCCGTAAAGTCGTCGGAGGCGGCGTTCAAATATGTCGTGACGGGGGGCATTTCCACGGCGCTGATTCTGTTCGGCATGTCTTATCTGTACGGGATTACAGGGGCGACGAACCTCGGCGCCGTCGCCCAGGGCGTGCAGCAGCATGCTGCTGATTTTGCGGCGCTACTATATGTCGCGTTCTTCTTCATTCTGGCAGGGCTTGGAATAAAAATCGCGGCCGCGCCTTTTCACGCATGGGCACCGGACGTTTATCAAGGAGCGCCGACGCCCATTACGGCTTTTCTCGCGGTCGTCTCCAAAGGCGCTGCGTTTGCAGTGATTTTTCGTATCGTTTTCAATGTTGCATTCTATGCATCTACGCCCGATAAACCGATTGCTGATGATATCTTCCTTACCCTTCTCATAATGGCGGCAGCGGCTATGATCATCGGTTCGACGGCAGCCTTGAAGCAGTATAATGTAAAGCGGCTTATGGCCCTCTCGGGAATAGCCAATGCGGGTTATCTGCTAGTCCCAGTAGGAGTCTCCCTGAAAGGAATGCACGCGTCCAACTTCGGTGAATTCGCATTCTACCTTGCGGCGTATTTACTGATGAACGTCGGGGCGTTTGCAGTCTTCTCGGTTGTCAGCAAAGCGGCTGGACACGAAGAGGTCAGCAGCTTCGCGGGATTATACTTCCGGGCACCGTGGACGGCGTGCGCTATGATCGTGTTCGTATTGTCTCTTGCCGGGCTGCCGGTTACCGGGGGATTCTTCGGTAAATTGTTCATTCTTCTCGGGGCAGCGCAGTCGAAGGCCTATTGGATTGTTGCCGTGATGGTAGCAAGCAGTGTAATTTCGTACTATTTCTACTTCAGGGTGATCCGTCAAATGTTCATGCGCTCCACCGGCGAGGAAAAGGATGTGCAAGTACCTGCTACAACAGGAATTGCGATCTGGCTGTGTGCGATTTTGACGGTTGCGCTCGGCATCGTACCCGGCCCTGTCATGGACTGGGTGAACGGACACTTTTCCATACTAGGGGACTTGTTTATCCGTTAAATGCGGCAAGAGGAAGACGCTGAAAGGTCCGGCGTGCTTGTATCGGGGATCCATGCCTATTTGGTATAGGTATGGATTTTTTTTGTGAAAAGGAAAGAAAATATGGCGTACATGCAGTGCAAGGAGTATTTGTGATTAGACCGTTTGCCGGATACTGCAAAGATTGGTGGCAAGGCTTATCCCCGCTCTTTTCTATAAATTTAATATTAAGCAGTAATGGCGGCGCATATTATCGTTGTGAGAGCTGATAGAGAGCTAGGACTATCTACTCTTTATAAAGATTTAAATAATTTACCAAAAGGAGATCGACGCCTCAAAAGCGAAAAAGTTTCATATACCAATTTGCAGGTTAAAGGCAGAATATGATGAACGAAATTCACTGGGATACGCACTCCAAAAACAATTTAAAACGAACGGAAAAAGCCTTCGACGGCATGAGAAAAAAGCTGAATCTAAATGTGAAGGCCTGTTTGTTCATGCCGCTGGATGCAGTGCGTGCGTTGATTGTCATAAAGGAACGGGGCGAAACGAGTGAACGTCGTACGTCAGCTTCTAAAAGAAACGAAATAAGCAGGTATGCGGGAAGATCGGGAGAAGTGTATGTGCGGCAGACAGAGGAAGGCAAGAGAGCAGCGGTTAGCGGCCTGACGGACAGACCGGAGAAAGCGGACGGATTGGAGAGGACGGACGGTTTGGAGAGCGCGGACGGTTTG
This is a stretch of genomic DNA from Paenibacillus sp. sptzw28. It encodes these proteins:
- a CDS encoding NuoM family protein codes for the protein MLSNLPILSLITFSPLLGIIVLLLLPKQSSRWLKVTAIAATLIPLLLSLWLYADFDGAKGGKPYEEKATWVDASLNKEAVGDVTSYSYKFEYHMGVDGLSLPLLLLTTIVTTMAALASVYIKKRWKSFYIWFLLLEIGMLGVFLARDLFLFFVFFELTLIPMFFLIGIWGYMNRERAANKFLIYNGLGSAIMLFAFILLVSTAGFKVDQPAGKQEAHLYYSGDYQVIKDNLTNPESYVNMPPDQTQGAANPFYMSDAMRWTVFILLLIAFGIKLPIFPFHTWMLRVHAEAPPSVVMIHSGVLLKMGAYGLLRFGVFLFPAEASHWATVIAVLGVVNILYGAILALVQKEFKMVLAYSSISHMGIVLLGIASFNEIGLQGAMIQLVSHGLISALLFLIVGSLYERTGSTELDELGGLARSLPFISGILLTAGMASLGLPGLSGFIGEFLSLLGLFGSMRVLTAVAVLGVILTAVYVLRSVLGITFGPMPERYGALRDARLIEAVPMIALLAFIVLIGVYPAVLTEPMKHGFDALLQQLNGKAGG
- a CDS encoding NADH-quinone oxidoreductase subunit N; protein product: MDVTQQQLAPLAPFTWSDAAYLAPEWILIAFTIALAVIDLAMPRSVSRTVIGWLTLGGLLTSLGFVVWRLIDMNSKVPALDANGQPVSGAIRLLADSYRIDDFGSILKIVFLVATALIVLMSLGTVKRDEIPNKGEFYYLLLPAVVGAMIMASSGDLITLFVGLELLSITTYVLVGMRKHAVKSSEAAFKYVVTGGISTALILFGMSYLYGITGATNLGAVAQGVQQHAADFAALLYVAFFFILAGLGIKIAAAPFHAWAPDVYQGAPTPITAFLAVVSKGAAFAVIFRIVFNVAFYASTPDKPIADDIFLTLLIMAAAAMIIGSTAALKQYNVKRLMALSGIANAGYLLVPVGVSLKGMHASNFGEFAFYLAAYLLMNVGAFAVFSVVSKAAGHEEVSSFAGLYFRAPWTACAMIVFVLSLAGLPVTGGFFGKLFILLGAAQSKAYWIVAVMVASSVISYYFYFRVIRQMFMRSTGEEKDVQVPATTGIAIWLCAILTVALGIVPGPVMDWVNGHFSILGDLFIR